AACCGCGCACGTGAAATTATGGTTTCTGAAGGCTTTATCCGTAGTGATGAAGAACGAGGTATCGCCAAAGTATTGAATGCAGCTGCATTAACCTATGTGGCCGCCGCTCTCGTTTCCTTGCTGGAACTGATCCGCTTGATTGGTATTTTTAACAGTCGCGACTAATCGCTTGTATTGCAAAAAAGGTTGTTCCTCCGCCATGTGATGGTAGAGGAACAACCTTTTTTCTATCTATGCTAATACTCTGCACTCACTTGCGTTCAATCTGCTTTAGCACTCCCATTCGGAGCAACTGCACTGCCTTGAAGACCAAAATAGTCCAACAAAAAAGTGCGAAACGATTTGGCAACGAGCGGAAGCTTGTCATCCCTGCGGTGAATCAAGCCAATCGTTCGCGTCACCTCCGGATCAACAATCGACACTCTTGCCGGCTGAAGTGGATTGGTCTGAAATAATGCCATTTCAGGCAAAAGACTGACCCCCATACCGGCTGCAACTAATCCGCGAATTGTATCCGTCTCCTCGCCTTCAAAAGCGATATCCGGCGTAAATCCAGCCTCCAGACAAGCCTGCCATACAATCGGACGCAGCGAATATCCGTCCCTGAACAGGATAAACTTCTCACCTTTAAGCTGACTTAGCGTGATGTGCTTGGCTGTAGCCAAAGGATGATTAGGCGGCAGGACTGCAAACAACTCCTCAGTCAGTACCACGTCCCCCTCAACATGATCATGCCGATCCGGAAATGGAGATACAAAAGCCAAATCCACCTCACCTGCGGACACATCACGGATTAAGCTCGGATACATCCCCTGTTTAAATCTGAATTTAACATTGGGATACCGCTTACGGAACTCAGCCACCACCGTAGGAATAAGATGAATCCCCAAACTGTGTGGAAAACCGATGCGGATTTCGCCCCTTTCAGGGTCCAAAAACTCATGCACCTCCAAAACAGCCCGTTCCAAGTCCTTTATAATCGTTTCAACCCGTTTGCAAAATAGCTGTCCCACCGGCGTAAGTTGCAAGTTGCGGCCTTTTTGCATAAAAAGGTTAACCCCCAGTTCCTCTTCAAGCTGATGAATTTGCCGACTAACCGCAGATTGCGCCACATGTAGCTCCTCGGCTGCCTGAGTGACATGTTCTTTTTGCGCTACTTTCATGAAGTATTGCAACTGTCGTAATTCCACTCCGATATTCGCTCCAATCTGTTTTTCAACATCCGAAGGAAGATGTTATCGAACATCATCCTCATTATTCCCCTGCCTACTTACGATAAAGCTGTCTTTAGTGACGTTTACGTTGACCAGTTAATCTAACCATCAATCCATATAGGAAAAACCCACTGAGCAAGCCGCCAAAGTGAGCGGTCCAGTTAATGTTCGCCACAGCGAAAGAAAACAGGATACCAAATCCGAGCAGCGTGTACAGTGTTTTGCGTGAAGCATCATCCATAAATGAGCGTTGAAACAGGGCAACGTACAGAAATGCACCATAGATGCCATATATCGCTCCTGAGGCTCCTACAGAGATAGTCGTTTCCGCTACCATGTTATAATGCGCGATGGACATCACATTCCCTACAATACCTGTGACCAGATATAGCAAAACATAGCGCAAGGAGCCCAGCAAGCGCTCCAGCGGTGGAGCAAAAACAAGGATCGCGAAGGAATTAAACAAAAGATGATCGAACCCTGCATGTAAAAATATAGCTGACACATAGCGCCATAGCTGATCAGTGAAAGGTGCCTCATTAATCAGGGCGCCATACCGAATCAGTGTTAAACTATTCTGCGATCCCCCCTGTACGGTAAGCACAATAAACATCACAATATTGATGAGCAAAATCAGACAGGTCACCGGGTAAAAACGCAAATAACTTTTCCAGTTCTCATAACGTAAAAAAATCAAGGCAATCCTTCCTTC
This DNA window, taken from Paenibacillus kribbensis, encodes the following:
- a CDS encoding LysR family transcriptional regulator, with product MELRQLQYFMKVAQKEHVTQAAEELHVAQSAVSRQIHQLEEELGVNLFMQKGRNLQLTPVGQLFCKRVETIIKDLERAVLEVHEFLDPERGEIRIGFPHSLGIHLIPTVVAEFRKRYPNVKFRFKQGMYPSLIRDVSAGEVDLAFVSPFPDRHDHVEGDVVLTEELFAVLPPNHPLATAKHITLSQLKGEKFILFRDGYSLRPIVWQACLEAGFTPDIAFEGEETDTIRGLVAAGMGVSLLPEMALFQTNPLQPARVSIVDPEVTRTIGLIHRRDDKLPLVAKSFRTFLLDYFGLQGSAVAPNGSAKAD
- a CDS encoding rhomboid family intramembrane serine protease; the protein is MIFLRYENWKSYLRFYPVTCLILLINIVMFIVLTVQGGSQNSLTLIRYGALINEAPFTDQLWRYVSAIFLHAGFDHLLFNSFAILVFAPPLERLLGSLRYVLLYLVTGIVGNVMSIAHYNMVAETTISVGASGAIYGIYGAFLYVALFQRSFMDDASRKTLYTLLGFGILFSFAVANINWTAHFGGLLSGFFLYGLMVRLTGQRKRH